In Monodelphis domestica isolate mMonDom1 chromosome 3, mMonDom1.pri, whole genome shotgun sequence, the following proteins share a genomic window:
- the UNC119B gene encoding protein unc-119 homolog B — MSGSNPKTAAAAAAAGSGPGGLGTTKDEKKKPGGGVLNRLKARRQPPSAAHHHPADGGGSGSRRPEARRVPPVTEQELLALDTIRPEHVLRLSRVTENYLCKPEDNIYSIDFTRFKIRDLETGTVLFEIAKPSASDQEEEEEEEGGEVDTSAGRFVRYQFTPAFLRLRTVGATVEFTVGDKPVSNFRMIERHYFRERLLKNFDFDFGFCIPSSRNTCEHIYEFPQLSEDVIRLMVEHPYETRSDSFYFVDNKLIMHNKADYAYNGGQ, encoded by the exons ATGAGCGGTTCGAACCCGAagacggcggcggcggcagctGCGGCGGGGTCGGGGCCCGGGGGCCTGGGGACAACCAAGGACGAGAAGAAGAAGCCAGGCGGCGGCGTCCTGAACCGGCTCAAGGCCCGGCGCCAGCCGCCGTCCGCCGCCCATCACCATCCCGCGGACGGCGGCGGCAGCGGCTCCAGGAGGCCCGAGGCCAGGCGGGTCCCGCCGGTCACGGAGCAGGAGCTGCTGGCGCTGGATACCATCCGGCCAGAGCACGTCCTGCGCCTCAGCCGCGTCACCGAGA ATTATCTTTGCAAACCCGAGGACAACATCTACAGTATTGATTTTACCCGCTTCAAAATTCGTGATCTGGAAACGGGGACGGTGCTATTTGAGATTGCCAAACCTTCTGCTTCAG accaagaagaggaggaggaggaggaaggtggAGAGGTAGACACCAGTGCTGGGCGTTTTGTTCGCTATCAGTTCACGCCAGCCTTTCTCCGGCTCCGAACAGTTGGGGCTAC GGTCGAGTTCACGGTGGGAGACAAGCCGGTGTCCAACTTCCGAATGATTGAGCGGCACTATTTTCGGGAGCGTTTGCTGAAAAACTTTGACTTTGATTTTGGCTTCTGCATCCCTAGTAGCAGGAACACCTGTGAACATATCTACGAGTTCCCTCAGCTCTCCGAGGATGTCA TTCGCCTCATGGTGGAGCACCCTTACGAGACCCGCTCGGACAGCTTCTACTTTGTGGACAACAAGCTGATCATGCACAACAAAGCCGACTACGCCTACAACGGGGGGCAGTAG